Below is a window of bacterium DNA.
GGGACACGCCGCCCATCACCAGAGCTACCTCGACGACGGCACGCTCTTCGTGGGCGAGGCCGCGGGCATGACCTGCCCGACTCGCGGCGGCGCGCCGTACCTGCGGCCGGCCACGCCGCCGCGCTTCCACCTCCCGACGGCGCTGCGGTCGCTCGATCTGCTGCTCGCGCTCGATCCGGCGCCGGCGCGCCTGGCCTGGGGCCACCACGGCCTGTGCGAAGAGCCCGGCCGCTTCCTGGCGGCGGCGCGCGGCCAGTTGCTGCTGTGGACTGCAACACTCGACGAGGTGCGCGCAACGCACGGTCCGGCTTGGTCGCCGGACCTGCAGGCCGAAGCGCGGCTCCGCCTGGCCGATGCCGACCCGTGGTTCGCGACCTTCGCGGATCTCGAGGACGACCTGCAGGCGCGCGAGGCCGACTTCCTGCGCAACACGATCGAGGGCATGCTCGGCTACCTGGACAATGCCGGCAAGACGGCTCCCTGACACCGGCGAGGCGGCGCGATCGCGGAAGGGGCGACATGGGGATGCTCGATTCGCCGGTCAAGCGGGCGGCGCTGCTCGTCTTCACCGTCTCCTCGTTCCTCACGCCCTTCATGGCATCGGCGATCGGGGTGGCGCTGCCGGAGATCGGCCGGGAGTTCGCGATCGACGCCGTGTACCTGAGCTGGATGATGACGGCGTTCCTGCTGTCCGCGGCCGTCTTCCTCGTCCCGCTCGGCCGGTTGGCCGACATCCACGGTCGCAAGCGGGTCTTCGTCCTCGGCATCGCTGTCTTCTCCGTCTTCTCGCTCTGGTGCGGCGCCGCCGGTTCCGCGGCGATGCTGGTCGTCGGCCGGGCCCTGCAGGGGGTCGGCAGCGCCATGATCTTCGGCACCGGCATCGCCATCCTCACCTCCGTCTTCCCGGACCGCGAGCGCGGCCGGGTGCTCGGGATCACCGTGGCCGCGGTCTACGCGGGCCTTGCGGCCGGCCCCTTCCTGGGCGGGATCCTCGTGCAGCACCTCGGCTGGCGCAGCGTCTTCTACGTCAACGTCCCGGCGGGAGGCCTCATCATCCTCGTCGTGCTGCGGGGATTGAAGGGGGAATGGGCCGAGTCCAGGGGGGAGCGTTTCGACTTGCCCGGCGCGGTCCTCTACGGCGCAGCGCTGGTCGCGATCATGCTGGGCTTCTCCGAGCTGACGAACGGGCGCGGCGTCTGGCTGCTCGCCGCGGGGGGCGCGAGCCTGGTCCTGTTCGTGCGCCGGGAACTGCGCACGGCCAGCCCGGTCTTCGACCTGCGGCTCTTCCGCGGCAACTCCGCCTTCACGCTCTCCAACCTGGCGGCCCTGATCAACTACGCCGCGACCTATGCGGTCTCCTTCCTGCTGAGCATGTTCCTGCAGTACACCCGGGGCTACGGCGCCGAAGGCGCCGGCGTCGTCCTGGTCGCGCAGCCGGTCGTGATGGTGCTGACGTCGCTGTACGCCGGGAGGTTGTCGGACCGGGTGGAGCCCCGGATCGTCGCCTCGGTCGGGATGGGGCTGGTGACGGTCGGACTCGCGCTGCTCGCCGGCCTGGGCCGGGACACGGGCATTCCCTACCTGATCGCGAGCCTGGTGATCCTGGGTCTGGGATTCGGCCTTTTCTCGTCGCCCAACATGAACGCCGTGCTGGGGTCCGTCGAGCGCCGGCACTACGGCGTCGCTTCGGGCACGGTCGGCACCATGCGCCTGCTCGGGCAGATGTTCTCGATGGGGATCGTGACCCTGATCCTCGCGGTGCACGTCGGGCGCGTCCCGATCACGCCCGCCAACCACGACCAGTTCATCGCGGGCCTGAAAACGGCGTTCCTCGTCTTCGCGGCGCTCTGCGGCGCCGGGATCTTCGCCTCGCTGGCCCGGGGGAGGATGCGGCCCGCGGCGGGCGCTCCCCAGTCCTCAAGCGAGCTCGTCGAGCAGCAGTCCCGTTAGGCGGTCCGCGGTGCGCAGCACCGCGGCGTTGGTCTCGAAGGCGCGCAGGGCCTGCTGGGCCTCGATGACGTCGCGCACCAGGTCCTGCGGCGCGGGTCCCCGGGCGGCGTCGGTGGACCGCCAGCGCGCCACGCGCTCGGCGACGCCGGCCAGCCGGTCCTGCTGGGCCATCATGGCGGACATGGCGTTGGCGACGGCCTGGATGCTCAAGACGGAACCTCCCGCCTACGCCATCGGCAGCCCGGGCTGAAACTTGAGCGGTTTTCTGCCGACCCTCCAACTCGTTGCCCCACAAGAAGAAGGCCCCGCCGTCCGTGACGGCGGGGCCTTGCCGCAGGGCGGTGAACTACTTCACGAGCATGAGCTTCAGGGTCTGGTCGACGCCTGGGGCGGTCAGCCGCACGAAGTAGAGCCCGGCGCCGACCCGCTCGCCGCGCCCGTCGCGGCCGTCCCAGACGACGTCGTGGCGGCCCGTCGTTGCGACGCCGGCGTGCAAGCGCCGCAACAATCGGCCGCCTGCGTCGTAGATGCCGAGTTCCACCCTCCCGTCGCAAGGCACATCGTACTGGATCGTCGTGGACGGGTTGAACGGATTGGGGATGGCGCGATGGATCGTGTATCGGTCGGGAATCCCGTCGTCACGCACGGCCGTCACCGTGTTGTCCAGGACGCCGACGACCTGATTGGCGGCTATCGGTAGCAGCAGCCGCTGGACGTTGCCGTTCGGCCAGTCCACGCGCAGCGAGTCGACCCCGGCGTCGCCGCCCAGGCCGAACTCGACCAGCAGGTCGCCCTGGCCGGGGCCGGCCGTCATGTCCGACACTTCCCGCATCTGCATCCCGAGCACAGGGGACCAGACCGTCACGCGCGCGCCGACGGCCGACGCGTTGTTGCTCGTGCCCTCCAGCTTCACGTGCAGCCAAGCATTCCCGTTGTTGATGTCGTTGCGGAAGAGCGCGTTCGCCGCCCCGTAGTTGCCGAGGTAGAGGTCGAGGTCGCCGTCGCGGTCATAGTCGGCGAAGGCGGCCGCGTGGCCGTTGCCCCCGGCGTAGAGCGGGTTGGCGGTGTCGTCGGTGAAGACGCCTCCGCCGTCGTTGCGCAGCAGGCGGTTGATGCCGCTGCCGATCGTGCCCGTGCTGTAGTTGACGACGTAGAGGTCGAGGTCGCCGTCGTTGTCGTAGTCGCCCCAGCAGGCGCCCATGCCGCCGCCGGTGTCGGCGAGCGGGCCGGCGGTGACGTCGGTGAAGTTGCCGCCGCCGTCGTTGCGCAGCAGGCGGTTGGGCAGCGACACGGGTTTCACCAGGTAGAGGTCGAGGTCGCCGTCGTTGTCGTAGTCGCCCCAGCAGGCGCCGGTCGAGGGGCCGTTGTCCTGCAGGGGGGGCATCGCCGCGTCGACGAAGGTGCCGGCGTCGTTGCGCAGCATCCGGCTGGGCTGCCCGGAGGTCGTCTTGGTCAGGTAGAGGTCCTGGTCGCCGTCGCCGTCGTAGTCGGCCCAGGCGCCGTCGCGGGAGTCGTCGATGTCCTCGAGCATCGGATCCGAGATCTGGGTGAAGCCGCCGGGACCCGGCAGGCCGTTCAGGTTGCGGAACAGCCGGTCGGGCAGGCCGTTGACCGTCGTGACGTGGAGGTCGAGCCAGCCGTCGTTGTCGTAGTCGACCCAGCTCACGCCGGCGGCGTCGGCCGCATCGCTCTCGGGCATGGCGAAGGCGTCGAAGAAGGACAGCAGGTCGTTGCGCAGGAGCCTGTTCGGCAGGGAGTAGTTGCCGACGTAGAGGTCGGGGTCGCCGTCGTTGTCGTGGTCGCCCCAGGCGGCCGCGCCTCCCGCCGCCTGGTTGGCCTCGGGCATGACGGTGGCGTCCAGGAAGAACCCGCCGCCGAGATTTTCCAGGTAGTGGCAGAGGCTCTGGAAGTTCACGATGTAGAGGTCGGGGTCGCCGTCGTTGTCGCGGTCGCCCCAGGCGACCGAGTTCGTCAGGCCGGTGTCGCCGAGGGGACCCGACGTCGCGTTCACCCACTGCGCGGTCGGCGTCAGCGCGGCGATGGCCGCCGCCAGGTTCGGGCGCGGACCGATGGGCTTGGTCGCGACCGAATCCTGGGGGGTGCCGGTGGCCTTCAGGGTCGAGCGCATCAGCGCGGGCGGGATCGGCGTCGTCTGACCGCTGCCCGCCCACCAGCCC
It encodes the following:
- a CDS encoding MBL fold metallo-hydrolase; this translates as SLQVLRDLAPLFGRPLPLPADRIDPPSSLEPLGIRTFHTPGHAAHHQSYLDDGTLFVGEAAGMTCPTRGGAPYLRPATPPRFHLPTALRSLDLLLALDPAPARLAWGHHGLCEEPGRFLAAARGQLLLWTATLDEVRATHGPAWSPDLQAEARLRLADADPWFATFADLEDDLQAREADFLRNTIEGMLGYLDNAGKTAP
- a CDS encoding MFS transporter, encoding MGMLDSPVKRAALLVFTVSSFLTPFMASAIGVALPEIGREFAIDAVYLSWMMTAFLLSAAVFLVPLGRLADIHGRKRVFVLGIAVFSVFSLWCGAAGSAAMLVVGRALQGVGSAMIFGTGIAILTSVFPDRERGRVLGITVAAVYAGLAAGPFLGGILVQHLGWRSVFYVNVPAGGLIILVVLRGLKGEWAESRGERFDLPGAVLYGAALVAIMLGFSELTNGRGVWLLAAGGASLVLFVRRELRTASPVFDLRLFRGNSAFTLSNLAALINYAATYAVSFLLSMFLQYTRGYGAEGAGVVLVAQPVVMVLTSLYAGRLSDRVEPRIVASVGMGLVTVGLALLAGLGRDTGIPYLIASLVILGLGFGLFSSPNMNAVLGSVERRHYGVASGTVGTMRLLGQMFSMGIVTLILAVHVGRVPITPANHDQFIAGLKTAFLVFAALCGAGIFASLARGRMRPAAGAPQSSSELVEQQSR
- a CDS encoding flagellar hook protein FlgE encodes the protein MSIQAVANAMSAMMAQQDRLAGVAERVARWRSTDAARGPAPQDLVRDVIEAQQALRAFETNAAVLRTADRLTGLLLDELA
- a CDS encoding FG-GAP-like repeat-containing protein, translating into MSNRSVPPCLLLPFLCLLSASAAAAQERYPAAPDLIEIMFIQESAVRLVGGVLVDHSGLNATAGVEERLFMRPHEWERLSPVPEPDLDQLEIEGELASGLDLYNLNNAYTLRFLAPPPDLWLIAADLEALPGIHLAQPVPLPQELPLPPPYTFLQGYLNPASSLPSAGIDAYAAWAYTGGNGAGVTVCDVEYDWNYNHLDVTKAVGSQIIANAVDPHAAQPYPSQRHGTAVIGELVSDANGWGTTGVCPGASLLTCGTYYGLVPQWNVAGAITAATAALQPGDVILLEQQWDYSGANLLQFVPIEWWGSTTAFPYQSQSFNVVYAAIQTAVANGIHVIEAGGNGNIDTGALNWWGDSGAIIVGAGGTGTTAHGDRVRMGFSSYGPRFDVQGWGENVTTTGHNFDLYSAEGLNLHYTKLFSGTSSASPIVAGAVACLQGWWAGSGQTTPIPPALMRSTLKATGTPQDSVATKPIGPRPNLAAAIAALTPTAQWVNATSGPLGDTGLTNSVAWGDRDNDGDPDLYIVNFQSLCHYLENLGGGFFLDATVMPEANQAAGGAAAWGDHDNDGDPDLYVGNYSLPNRLLRNDLLSFFDAFAMPESDAADAAGVSWVDYDNDGWLDLHVTTVNGLPDRLFRNLNGLPGPGGFTQISDPMLEDIDDSRDGAWADYDGDGDQDLYLTKTTSGQPSRMLRNDAGTFVDAAMPPLQDNGPSTGACWGDYDNDGDLDLYLVKPVSLPNRLLRNDGGGNFTDVTAGPLADTGGGMGACWGDYDNDGDLDLYVVNYSTGTIGSGINRLLRNDGGGVFTDDTANPLYAGGNGHAAAFADYDRDGDLDLYLGNYGAANALFRNDINNGNAWLHVKLEGTSNNASAVGARVTVWSPVLGMQMREVSDMTAGPGQGDLLVEFGLGGDAGVDSLRVDWPNGNVQRLLLPIAANQVVGVLDNTVTAVRDDGIPDRYTIHRAIPNPFNPSTTIQYDVPCDGRVELGIYDAGGRLLRRLHAGVATTGRHDVVWDGRDGRGERVGAGLYFVRLTAPGVDQTLKLMLVK